Proteins encoded together in one Perognathus longimembris pacificus isolate PPM17 chromosome 8, ASM2315922v1, whole genome shotgun sequence window:
- the LOC125355946 gene encoding vomeronasal type-2 receptor 116-like, with amino-acid sequence MYDRRAEEVVVNYAERSLEDIGSYKLQEPLGFTERQSAPTQDEVGPKVLLDNDDIMEAKGQRRQHVFPKWLWKNYQYALAFHFAIEEINKDFHLLPNLSLGYHIYNAHHSDQRSFENALLWLSGGDEILPNYKCTMHDKSVAIIAGTSATFSAEIGPLLELYKTPQITYGPYDPMLNDKDQFPSLYQMAAKDNFLVHAMTSLLLHFGWTWVSLFISDDMKGEQFLQILKAEMVKKGICVALIEKLPTTQAIHERKEITPMTLIRVSSANVHILYGEVGSLIIVDISAKYFLVMGKVWIMTAKWDIVVYEMDHMLHSFHGSLSLSPQQKEIPGFKHFLKTVRPSQYPEDFYFSILWSDNFDCLPAGSLFGKARVCPPNVSLEFMPGNIDIMTISDSSHRIYNAVYTVAHVLHKMLLEKTEMGSPGAFDQPKILPWQLHPFLRRIQFTSSAGDDISLDAKRSSVAQYDVQNVVNFPAGLGLMIQVGEFVYRSPLDQDLVLKEEMIEWPVGFIQTPQSVCSQSCGPGLWKILQEGRPPCCFICDFCPEGYISNLTDTVQCIECPTHEYPNNEKNHCLSKVITFLAFEDSMGMALACSALGFSLITAAVLGVFVKHRDTPIVKANNRTLSYVLLISLLLCFLCSLLFIGHPNTTTCTLQQTIFALVFTVAVSTILAKTITVILAFKAMKPGRTMRWFLISGASNSIIPICSFIQLTLCGIWLGTFPPFMDMDAHAELGHIVLTCNTGSVTAFYSVLGYLGCLALGSFTVAFLARKLPDTFNEAKFLTFSMVVFCSVWLTFLPVYHSTKGKVMVAVEVFSILASSAGLLGCIFAPKCYIILLRPDKNSWEGARCDIQMTQSLSSLSASPRDTVSINCPASQGISNYLDWYQQKPGKAPKPLIYGVKYLPSGIPSRFCGSGSGTEFTLTISSLQPEDVATYYCQQHYCTPPTVIQVII; translated from the exons ATGTATGATCGAAGGGCAGAGGAGGTTGTTGTGAACTATGCTGAAAGAAGTTTGGAAGACAT AGGCTCCTACAAGCTCCAAGAGCCTCTTGGGTTCACAGAAAGACAGAGCGCACCGACTCAGGATGAAGTGGGCCCCAAGGTCTTGCTGGACAATGATGATATCATGGAAGCCAAGGGACAACGTCGACAACATGTTTTTCCAAA ATGGCTTTGGAAGAACTACCAGTATGCTTTGGCCTTTCACTTTGCCATTGAGGAGATCAATAAGGACTTCCATCTCCTCCCCAATCTGTCCTTGGGCTACCATATCTACAATGCCCATCACAGTGACCAAAGAAGCTTCGAGAATGCTCTGCTGTGGCTGTCTGGGGGTGATGAGATTCTCCCTAACTATAAATGCACTATGCACGACAAGTCAGTTGCCATCATTGCGGGAACTTCAGCCACATTTTCAGCTGAGATTGGACCACTTTTAGAGCTCTACAAAACCCCACAG ATCACATATGGACCTTATGATCCCATGCTAAATGACAAAGACCAGTTTCCATCACTTTACCAGATGGCTGCCAAAGACAACTTTCTTGTTCATGCAATGACCTCCTTACTGCTTCATTTTGGTTGGACGTGGGTATCGCTCTTCATTTCTGATGACATGAAAGGGGAGCAGTTCCTTCAGATTCTTAAAGCAGAGATGGTAAAGAAAGGTATTTGCGTGGCCCTAATAGAAAAGTTGCCTACCACTCAAGCAATACACGAACGGAAGGAAATCACTCCCATGACTCTGATCAGAGTTTCATCTGCGAATGTGCACATACTGTATGGTGAAGTGGGCAGCCTCATAATCGTGGACATTTCAGCCAAGTACTTCTTAGTCATGGGAAAAGTGTGGATAATGACAGCAAAGTGGGATATCGTTGTGTATGAGATGGACCACATGCTGCACTCTTTCCATGGAAGTTTGTCACTGTCACCTCAACAGAAAGAAATTCCCGGCTTCAAACATTTTCTCAAGACAGTTAGACCCTCCCAATACCCAGAGGATTTTTACTTTAGTATTCTGTGGTCTGACAATTTTGATTGTCTTCCTGCTGGGTCACTTTTTGGAAAAGCTAGAGTTTGCCCACCAAATGTTTCCTTAGAGTTCATGCCAGGGAATATTGACATCATGACGATATCTGACTCCAGCCATCGCATCTATAATGCTGTCTACACAGTGGCCCATGTCCTTCATAAAATGCTTTTAGAGAAAACAGAAATGGGATCTCCAGGAGCTTTTGACCAACCTAAGATTCTTCCCTGGCAG CTTCATCCATTTCTGAGGAGAATTCAGTTTACCAGCAGTGCTGGGGACGACATCTCTTTAGATGCAAAGAGAAGCTCTGTTGCACAGTATGATGTACAAAACGTTGTAAATTTTCCTGCTGGTCTTGGATTGATGATTCAAGTTGGAGAGTTTGTCTATAGGAGTCCACTTGACCAAGACTTGGTCCTCAAAGAAGAGATGATAGAATGGCCTGTTGGATTCATACAG aCTCCTCAATCTGTGTGTAGCCAGAGCTGTGGTCCAGGATTATGGAAAATTCTACAGGAAGGAAGACCTCCGTGCTGCTTCATTTGTGATTTTTGTCCAGAAGGATATATTTCCAATCTGACAG ATACAGTGCAATGCATCGAGTGCCCCACACATGAGTACCCCAACAACGAGAAAAATCACTGCCTCTCCAAAGTCATAACCTTTCTGGCATTTGAGGATTCTATGGGGATGGCTCTAGCCTGCTCAGCCCTGGGCTTCTCGCTCATCACAGCTGCTGTTTTGGGAGTTTTCGTGAAGCACCGTGACACTCCCATAGTCAAAGCCAATAACCGGACACTCAGCTAtgtcctgctcatctccctcctcCTGTGCTTCCTCTGCTCCTTGCTCTTCATTGGCCATCCTAACACGACCACCTGTACCCTCCAGCAAACCATATTTGCACTTGTATTCACCGTGGCAGTTTCCACCATTTTGGCCAAAACCATTACTGTCATACTTGCCTTCAAAGCCATGAAACCAGGAAGAACAATGAGGTGGTTTCTAATCTCGGGAGCCTCTAACTCCATCATTCCCATTTGCTCCTTCATCCAGCTTACTCTCTGTGGAATTTGGCTGGGAACCTTTCCTCCCTTTATGGACATGGACGCCCATGCAGAACTCGGCCACATCGTCCTCACCTGCAACACAGGCTCTGTCACTGCCTTCTATTCTGTCCTCGGATACCTGGGTTGCTTGGCCCTGGGAAGCTTCACCGTGGCTTTCCTAGCCAGAAAGCTGCCTGACACATTCAATGAGGCCAAGTTCTTGACGTTTAGCATGGtagtgttctgcagtgtgtggctcaccttcctgcctgtctaccacagcaccaagggcaaggtcatggtggctgtggaggtcttctccatcttggcctccagtgcagggctcctaggctgcatctttgcccccaagtgctacataaTTCTTCTAAGACCTGATAAGAACTCTTGGGAAG GAGCCAGATGTGACATCCAGATGACCCAGTCTCTATCGTCCCTGTCTGCATCTCCACGAGACACAGTCTCCATCAATTGCCCAGCCAGTCAGGGTATTAGCAATTATTTAGACTGGTATCAGCAGAAACCAGGGAAAGCTCCCAAGCCCCTGATCTACGGTGTAAAGTATTTACCATCTGGGATCCCCTCCAGATTTTGTGGCAGTGGATCTGGGACAGAGTtcactctcaccatcagcagcctgcagcctgaagatgttGCCACTTATTACTGTCAGCAGCATTATTGTACAcctcccacagtgata